From Halobacillus sp. Marseille-Q1614, the proteins below share one genomic window:
- a CDS encoding AbgT family transporter, whose amino-acid sequence MNKLKKEEVSTEQKNNSAMTKFLNGIEKVGNKLPEPFMLFVYLAAFTILFSWIIAQFGVTVQEPGTGEEVAIKSLVSGEGLEFILTSMLDNFTGFAPLGLVLAMMLGIGLADKVGLLETAIKSTILKAPKSLVTYAVIFVGILGNIASDAAFVIIPPLAAMVFYTIGRHPLAGLAAGFAGVGSGFTANFIITGTDALLAGISTEVMQSMDSNIVVTPVDNWYFMMASVVVLSITGALVTEKIIEPRLGKYKGEASGELEQSTALEKKGFRNAIITGLVFIAVLIIAIAWPNSALRSEEGGLVPSPFLDGIVPIILFFFIAIGIAYGVTVKKIESTRDISGFMGEAMKDMSGFIVLIFAAAQFIAYFDWTNIGTWLAVSGAETLQAMNMTGLPIVVGFSVLTAFMNLLIFSGSAQWALEAPIFLQMFYLLDYHPAFIQVAYRIADSSTNIITPMNPYIIVVLAFMREYNKKAGLGTLISLMLPYSVIFFVIWVILLIAFALLGIPFGPGVDMYIN is encoded by the coding sequence ATGAATAAGCTAAAGAAAGAGGAAGTGAGTACGGAACAGAAAAATAATTCCGCGATGACAAAATTTCTAAACGGAATTGAAAAGGTAGGGAACAAACTCCCTGAACCTTTTATGCTGTTTGTTTATCTTGCTGCTTTTACAATTTTGTTTTCATGGATTATTGCTCAGTTTGGAGTTACGGTTCAGGAACCTGGAACAGGGGAAGAAGTGGCTATTAAAAGCCTTGTATCCGGGGAAGGATTGGAATTTATTCTAACTTCTATGCTCGATAACTTTACAGGGTTTGCACCACTCGGCCTGGTACTAGCAATGATGCTGGGTATTGGACTTGCAGATAAAGTCGGGTTATTAGAAACAGCTATTAAAAGCACAATTCTTAAAGCACCTAAATCTTTAGTCACCTATGCTGTTATTTTTGTCGGTATTCTAGGTAACATCGCATCAGACGCTGCCTTCGTAATTATTCCACCTCTGGCTGCTATGGTCTTTTACACGATTGGCCGCCATCCTCTTGCTGGTTTAGCTGCCGGTTTTGCCGGAGTAGGTTCAGGGTTTACGGCAAACTTTATTATTACCGGAACGGATGCGCTTTTAGCCGGGATTTCTACAGAAGTGATGCAAAGCATGGATTCTAATATTGTAGTAACCCCTGTAGATAACTGGTACTTCATGATGGCTTCCGTTGTCGTACTTTCCATTACAGGTGCATTGGTCACGGAAAAAATCATCGAACCGCGCCTAGGCAAATATAAAGGGGAAGCAAGTGGAGAGCTAGAACAAAGTACTGCTTTAGAGAAAAAAGGATTTAGAAATGCAATTATTACCGGCCTCGTCTTTATTGCCGTACTAATAATTGCTATTGCATGGCCGAACTCTGCTCTTAGAAGTGAAGAAGGCGGACTGGTCCCTTCACCATTCCTGGATGGAATTGTGCCGATCATTCTTTTCTTCTTTATAGCGATTGGTATTGCTTACGGGGTTACTGTTAAAAAGATTGAATCCACTCGTGACATTTCTGGATTTATGGGGGAAGCCATGAAAGATATGTCAGGGTTTATTGTCCTTATTTTTGCAGCCGCCCAGTTTATTGCTTACTTTGACTGGACAAATATTGGCACATGGCTTGCTGTCAGTGGAGCAGAAACTCTGCAGGCTATGAATATGACAGGCTTACCAATCGTTGTAGGCTTCTCTGTCCTAACAGCGTTTATGAACCTGCTGATTTTTAGCGGATCTGCACAGTGGGCTCTGGAAGCACCGATCTTCCTGCAGATGTTCTATCTATTAGACTATCATCCTGCATTTATCCAGGTTGCTTATCGGATTGCCGACTCTTCCACTAACATTATCACACCTATGAACCCTTATATCATTGTAGTATTGGCGTTTATGAGAGAATACAACAAAAAAGCCGGCTTAGGTACTCTCATTTCCTTAATGCTGCCATACAGTGTCATCTTTTTCGTCATCTGGGTTATTCTATTAATAGCTTTCGCACTGCTGGGAATTCCGTTTGGTCCAGGAGTCGATATGTACATCAACTAA
- a CDS encoding M20 family metallo-hydrolase, which yields MHKWLEEHLNQLNLVKELDFENGFTRLGYSPDEKQAHEEFYKIAQSLDLEVDQDAAGNLWAVWKAEEQAPLIAIGSHVDTVHSGGGFDGVAGVLTGLAAIKHLKDTGFSPRKNLAVVCFASEESARFGVSTIGSKAVSGLLDKNDLESITDADGTTIKEAVESFGLSWDDIDQAELSEDLLESFIELHIEQGTQIEEHTADVGIVRGIACPVRLKVTASGMANHTGTTPMNRRADAFAAAAPLINFVEEEANLINEEQEIPLVATVSTVSLSPNAMTVIPGEVELGIDIRSVDDSLKHNLAKKIKDFCKNSEEQRSGVTIKVDTLVDNASVFLDDEVQKKLIAASSELGMKHLAMDSGAGHDVMNMANKWRSGLMFIPCEKGISHHPKEYASTEDLWKGTQVLAQYLRNEAGGI from the coding sequence TTGCATAAATGGCTGGAAGAACATTTAAATCAGCTGAATTTAGTTAAAGAACTCGATTTTGAAAATGGTTTTACAAGACTGGGCTACAGTCCAGATGAAAAACAAGCTCATGAAGAGTTTTATAAAATTGCTCAAAGCCTTGACTTAGAAGTAGATCAAGATGCTGCCGGAAACCTGTGGGCTGTTTGGAAAGCAGAGGAACAAGCTCCTCTCATCGCCATTGGTTCCCATGTCGATACCGTACATTCCGGAGGAGGATTTGATGGTGTGGCCGGAGTGCTCACAGGCTTAGCTGCCATTAAACACTTAAAGGATACAGGTTTTTCACCGAGAAAAAATCTTGCGGTCGTCTGCTTTGCTTCAGAAGAATCCGCCCGTTTTGGAGTATCCACTATTGGGAGTAAAGCCGTATCAGGACTGCTCGATAAAAACGATTTAGAAAGCATAACAGATGCAGACGGGACTACGATAAAAGAAGCTGTCGAATCATTCGGCCTGTCGTGGGATGATATTGATCAAGCTGAGTTGTCCGAAGACCTCCTGGAGAGCTTTATAGAACTGCACATTGAACAAGGCACACAAATTGAGGAGCATACAGCAGATGTCGGCATTGTACGCGGCATTGCCTGTCCTGTCCGTCTTAAAGTAACGGCCTCAGGGATGGCCAACCATACTGGAACAACTCCAATGAACCGGCGTGCTGATGCGTTTGCTGCAGCAGCACCGCTAATCAATTTTGTCGAAGAAGAAGCAAACTTGATTAACGAAGAGCAGGAGATCCCTTTAGTCGCTACCGTGAGCACGGTCAGCCTCTCCCCTAACGCGATGACCGTAATACCAGGAGAAGTGGAACTGGGCATAGATATACGAAGCGTAGACGACAGCTTAAAACATAACCTGGCAAAAAAGATTAAGGACTTCTGTAAAAACAGCGAAGAACAGAGATCCGGCGTCACTATTAAAGTCGATACGCTCGTCGATAATGCATCAGTATTTCTCGATGATGAGGTTCAGAAGAAATTAATAGCTGCAAGCAGCGAGTTAGGGATGAAACATTTAGCCATGGACAGCGGAGCCGGCCATGATGTGATGAATATGGCCAACAAGTGGCGTTCAGGACTTATGTTCATTCCTTGTGAAAAAGGGATCAGCCACCATCCTAAGGAATATGCCTCTACAGAAGATCTCTGGAAAGGAACACAGGTCCTTGCCCAGTATCTTCGGAATGAAGCAGGAGGGATATAA
- a CDS encoding amidohydrolase, which translates to MSVGHFLEHMKPQLIEWRRKLHQHPELGFMEYETTAFIAKQLEDLGFKIYIGKDALKSESRYGVPACEELKKQEQSAKAAGVPDHLMNLMKGGHTGLAALWDTEREGKHSAFRFDIDALPIEEAESEVHLPFKHSFSSQRKGVMHACGHDGHTSIGLGLAHYIFENHKHLNGTFTLLFQPAEEGGRGAKAMTDKGWLKEADHFYSGHIGIQQLPVGTIAASTRGFLASSKLNATFKGQSSHAGMKPEDGRNALLAAATAATQLYTIPRHSEGVSRVNVGKLAAGNGRNIISDKGYLELETRGETQAINQFMQQQAKRIIQSAADMHNVEALVEFVGETEEMVCDESLISSIQSACKESLFVQRVEPSAQVSGSEDASFMINEVQSHGGQATYMLFGTPLPANHHAPLFDFDEGVLTTALETYIQIVKGGHSVA; encoded by the coding sequence ATGTCTGTCGGTCATTTCTTAGAACATATGAAACCTCAGTTAATAGAATGGCGCCGTAAACTCCATCAGCATCCAGAGCTTGGCTTTATGGAATACGAGACAACGGCATTTATCGCAAAGCAGTTAGAAGATTTAGGTTTTAAAATTTATATCGGAAAAGACGCTTTAAAGAGCGAATCACGCTACGGTGTGCCAGCCTGCGAAGAACTGAAAAAACAGGAACAATCAGCGAAAGCTGCGGGTGTCCCGGACCATTTAATGAATCTCATGAAAGGCGGCCATACAGGCCTCGCTGCTTTATGGGATACAGAAAGGGAAGGAAAGCACAGCGCCTTTCGTTTTGACATCGACGCTCTGCCTATTGAAGAAGCGGAAAGTGAAGTACACTTACCCTTCAAGCATTCTTTTTCTTCTCAGAGAAAAGGCGTCATGCACGCCTGCGGTCATGACGGCCATACATCTATCGGTCTTGGATTAGCTCATTATATTTTCGAAAACCACAAGCATTTAAACGGAACATTCACTCTGCTTTTCCAGCCTGCAGAAGAAGGCGGCCGCGGGGCCAAAGCCATGACGGATAAGGGGTGGCTAAAAGAAGCTGACCACTTTTATTCCGGTCATATCGGCATCCAGCAGCTGCCTGTCGGAACGATTGCTGCATCGACGAGAGGATTCCTCGCTTCCTCAAAGCTTAACGCTACTTTTAAAGGGCAGTCTTCTCACGCCGGCATGAAACCTGAAGATGGACGTAATGCATTACTTGCAGCAGCCACAGCAGCCACTCAGCTCTATACAATTCCAAGACACAGCGAAGGAGTCAGCCGCGTTAATGTAGGGAAGCTCGCTGCAGGCAACGGCCGCAACATCATTTCTGATAAAGGGTATCTTGAGCTTGAAACCCGCGGCGAAACACAGGCCATTAATCAATTTATGCAGCAGCAGGCCAAGCGTATCATTCAGTCGGCTGCTGATATGCATAATGTAGAAGCTTTAGTGGAATTCGTCGGCGAAACGGAAGAAATGGTCTGTGATGAGTCTCTTATTTCTTCGATTCAAAGCGCGTGCAAAGAAAGCCTATTCGTTCAAAGGGTCGAGCCTTCCGCTCAAGTTTCCGGTTCAGAAGATGCCAGTTTTATGATAAATGAGGTTCAGTCTCATGGCGGCCAGGCGACTTATATGCTGTTTGGCACACCACTCCCTGCCAACCACCACGCCCCGCTGTTTGATTTTGATGAAGGTGTGCTTACCACAGCCTTAGAAACGTACATTCAAATTGTTAAAGGGGGTCACTCTGTTGCATAA
- a CDS encoding M20 family metallopeptidase, with product MSTIKELISTIENEIINIRRTLHENPELSNEEYQTSSLVKEKLTEFGIEWQDGFANTGVLGIIHGEQSGKTVALRADMDALPIHEMNDSEIASQNPGKMHACGHDAHTAMLLGAGYALQNLKKDIKGTVLLVFQPAEEVSPYGGAQPMMESGVFNEYTPDVIYGQHVWPSLPVGQVGIRDKEMMGASDRFKVTIKGRGGHASMPQDGNDALIMTNQVISGLQTIISRNVNPLESAVVTIGKIEGGYSYNVIPDKITFEGTVRTYKTEVKNKVKDRFHTIIKQTVEAFDGQAEIDYFDGYPATINTPKWAQQARESAQKLLGEGATPEVAPALAGEDFSRFLLQYPGAFIWLGTQIEDGQKQKPLHDPGFKLNEEALPIGSSYLAQVAIDTLNQLQVYEERVS from the coding sequence TTGTCTACCATCAAAGAACTTATATCAACTATTGAAAATGAAATTATAAATATACGCAGAACCTTGCACGAGAATCCTGAATTAAGCAATGAAGAATACCAAACCTCTTCTCTTGTAAAAGAAAAGCTGACTGAATTCGGAATTGAATGGCAGGACGGATTTGCTAATACAGGAGTGCTCGGCATCATCCATGGCGAGCAGTCAGGCAAAACTGTAGCTCTCCGCGCCGATATGGACGCACTTCCTATTCATGAAATGAACGATTCCGAAATCGCATCTCAGAATCCGGGAAAAATGCACGCTTGCGGCCATGATGCCCATACCGCGATGCTGCTTGGTGCAGGTTATGCCCTGCAAAATCTAAAAAAAGACATCAAAGGAACTGTACTGCTTGTCTTTCAGCCGGCTGAAGAAGTATCCCCTTATGGAGGGGCTCAGCCAATGATGGAGTCAGGAGTTTTTAACGAATATACACCTGATGTTATTTATGGACAGCATGTTTGGCCAAGTCTCCCTGTCGGACAAGTAGGGATTCGCGATAAAGAAATGATGGGCGCTTCCGATCGCTTTAAAGTAACGATAAAAGGCCGCGGCGGCCATGCGAGCATGCCTCAGGATGGAAATGATGCCTTGATTATGACCAACCAGGTGATTTCGGGTCTCCAAACGATAATCAGCCGAAATGTGAATCCATTGGAGTCCGCAGTCGTTACCATCGGAAAAATTGAAGGCGGCTACAGTTACAATGTCATTCCCGACAAGATTACATTCGAAGGCACGGTAAGAACTTACAAAACGGAAGTCAAAAACAAAGTAAAAGACAGATTCCACACCATTATTAAGCAAACGGTTGAAGCTTTTGACGGTCAAGCGGAAATCGATTATTTCGATGGCTATCCTGCCACCATAAACACTCCTAAATGGGCCCAGCAGGCCAGGGAATCTGCCCAAAAGCTGCTCGGCGAAGGAGCCACACCTGAAGTAGCACCTGCTCTGGCCGGTGAGGACTTCTCCCGTTTCTTACTTCAATACCCTGGGGCTTTCATCTGGCTTGGAACCCAAATTGAGGATGGTCAAAAACAAAAACCCCTGCACGATCCAGGTTTTAAGCTCAATGAAGAAGCTCTGCCTATTGGAAGCAGCTATTTAGCTCAGGTTGCCATCGATACTTTAAATCAGCTCCAAGTTTATGAAGAAAGGGTGTCATGA
- a CDS encoding divergent PAP2 family protein produces the protein MNRGIITAVSGIAIAQGLKVFTNKRLTGKWDWKPLFQTGGMPSSHSAGVASLATYVAANRGTRHIETALAVVFGSIVMYDAQGIRRHTGEIAQLVNDLEDHFGTISEKYPSIEFVEREEELKEMLGHQPAEVIAGGLFGILLGLISARIENYNQDQS, from the coding sequence ATGAATCGTGGAATCATTACCGCAGTATCTGGCATAGCCATCGCGCAGGGCCTCAAGGTTTTTACGAATAAGCGGCTGACAGGCAAATGGGATTGGAAACCCCTCTTTCAAACAGGAGGCATGCCCAGTTCTCACTCGGCAGGCGTCGCTTCACTTGCTACATATGTAGCCGCCAATCGCGGAACAAGGCATATCGAAACGGCGCTTGCCGTCGTATTTGGATCCATCGTTATGTACGACGCGCAAGGTATTCGCCGTCATACCGGTGAAATCGCTCAACTGGTCAACGACCTAGAAGACCATTTTGGAACAATTTCTGAAAAATACCCAAGCATTGAATTTGTAGAACGAGAAGAAGAGCTGAAGGAAATGCTTGGCCACCAGCCAGCTGAGGTTATCGCTGGAGGTCTTTTCGGAATACTTCTCGGCCTAATTTCGGCTAGAATTGAAAATTACAACCAGGATCAATCCTAA
- the dapA gene encoding 4-hydroxy-tetrahydrodipicolinate synthase: MNFGQVLTAMVTPFDANGDIDFNATRALVNHLIANGSDGLVVGGTTGESPTLTSQEKIQLFQYVVQVVNNRVPVIAGTGSNNTRASIELTQQAEKAGVDAIMLVTPYYNKPSQEGLYQHFQTIAAATSLPVMLYNIPGRSAVNMAPETIIRLSHIENIVSVKESSGDLDAATQIINETADDFSVYSGDDSLTLPMLSIGGAGIVSVSSHIIGSEMKHMVNSYLEGDVQFAASLHGKLLPAMKALFAQPSPAPVKAALNMTGVPVGGVRLPLVELTAEERHILAQYIPHGRTEHAVI, encoded by the coding sequence ATGAATTTTGGCCAAGTGTTAACAGCCATGGTGACTCCGTTTGATGCAAACGGCGATATTGATTTCAATGCAACGAGGGCTTTAGTCAATCATTTAATTGCAAACGGTTCAGACGGTTTAGTAGTCGGCGGAACGACAGGAGAATCTCCTACGCTGACGTCACAAGAGAAAATTCAGCTTTTTCAGTATGTAGTTCAAGTCGTAAATAACCGCGTCCCTGTGATTGCCGGGACAGGCTCAAACAACACGAGAGCATCGATTGAACTTACCCAGCAGGCGGAAAAAGCGGGAGTCGATGCAATTATGCTCGTAACTCCTTACTATAATAAACCTTCCCAGGAAGGTTTATACCAGCACTTCCAGACGATTGCAGCCGCTACCTCCCTGCCGGTAATGCTTTACAACATTCCTGGGCGCAGCGCTGTAAATATGGCACCTGAAACGATTATACGACTTTCACATATTGAAAATATCGTTTCTGTCAAAGAATCAAGCGGAGATTTAGATGCGGCTACTCAAATCATCAACGAGACAGCAGATGATTTCTCTGTTTACAGCGGGGATGACAGCCTGACCCTGCCGATGCTATCCATCGGGGGAGCAGGTATTGTATCTGTGTCTTCCCACATCATCGGGAGCGAAATGAAGCATATGGTCAACAGTTACCTTGAAGGCGATGTTCAATTTGCAGCTTCCCTTCACGGAAAGCTTTTACCTGCCATGAAAGCTTTATTTGCCCAGCCAAGTCCGGCACCGGTTAAAGCTGCTCTTAATATGACAGGCGTGCCTGTCGGCGGTGTTCGTCTGCCGCTTGTCGAGCTGACTGCCGAAGAAAGACACATACTGGCTCAATATATTCCGCACGGCCGTACCGAGCACGCCGTTATTTAA
- a CDS encoding TraB/GumN family protein, with translation MNEENITRINLDDKELILIGTAHVSRQSAEQVKEVIEYERPDSVCVELDQQRYESIKEGSQWKETDIFKVIKDKKATLLLMNLAISSFQKRMAKQLGIQAGQEMIQGIESADEMGAELVLADRNIQVTFSRIWGNLGMGGRAKLLTQISLSIFSNEKISEEELEKLKTQDMLNSILQDFSDNFPRLKKPLIDERDQYLSQKIKNAPGKKIVAVLGAAHIPGIKEEIHKEHDLKKLTAKPPKSKVPKIIGWSIPVVILAIIAYTFYTNPAAGTQQTISWILWNGSFSALGAAAALGHPLAVLTAFVAAPITSLNPLLAAGWFAGVVQAYFRRPNVSDFETLSDDVTSVKGFWDNKVTRILLIVVLANLGSSLGTVIGGADVLRLFFDNL, from the coding sequence ATTAATGAAGAGAACATTACACGGATTAATTTAGACGATAAAGAATTAATTTTAATAGGGACGGCCCATGTCTCTAGACAGAGTGCGGAGCAGGTCAAAGAAGTCATCGAATACGAACGGCCGGACTCTGTATGTGTGGAGCTCGATCAGCAGCGCTATGAATCCATCAAAGAAGGCAGCCAATGGAAAGAAACCGATATTTTTAAAGTGATTAAAGATAAAAAAGCCACGCTTTTATTAATGAACCTGGCGATTTCTTCATTCCAAAAAAGGATGGCCAAACAGCTTGGCATTCAGGCCGGCCAGGAAATGATCCAAGGCATCGAATCAGCGGATGAAATGGGGGCTGAGCTCGTGCTCGCCGATCGAAATATCCAGGTTACGTTTTCCCGCATCTGGGGAAACCTTGGCATGGGTGGCCGGGCGAAGCTGCTCACACAGATTTCATTAAGTATATTTAGTAACGAAAAGATCTCTGAAGAAGAATTGGAAAAGTTAAAGACTCAGGATATGCTGAATTCGATCTTGCAGGATTTCTCGGATAACTTCCCGCGTTTGAAAAAGCCGTTAATTGATGAGCGGGATCAATACTTATCTCAGAAAATTAAAAATGCCCCCGGGAAGAAAATCGTAGCCGTATTAGGGGCGGCCCACATCCCCGGCATCAAGGAAGAAATCCATAAAGAGCATGATTTAAAGAAACTGACAGCAAAGCCGCCAAAATCAAAGGTTCCAAAGATTATTGGCTGGTCCATTCCTGTGGTGATTCTCGCGATTATCGCCTATACGTTTTATACAAACCCGGCAGCTGGAACCCAGCAGACCATCAGCTGGATTCTTTGGAACGGATCGTTTTCAGCTTTAGGAGCGGCTGCAGCTTTAGGACACCCGCTAGCTGTGCTGACAGCTTTTGTAGCGGCGCCAATTACTTCGTTAAATCCGCTGCTTGCTGCCGGCTGGTTTGCAGGGGTTGTCCAGGCTTATTTCCGCAGGCCGAATGTCAGCGATTTTGAAACACTGTCTGATGATGTTACAAGTGTCAAAGGGTTTTGGGATAATAAAGTAACCCGTATCCTGCTTATTGTCGTCCTTGCTAATTTAGGAAGTTCCCTTGGAACAGTAATAGGCGGGGCAGATGTTCTGCGCCTGTTTTTCGATAACCTTTAA
- a CDS encoding pullulanase: protein MRKKKFYPVLAAVLGLSLVPFFSADSTSAEASEDTVRIHYDREDDNYEDWGLWLFEDVAAPSDQSGPWPTGASNFSEQQVGEQGAYMDVELAEEAKNLGLVVVNTKSGDKDGNDKIFSNVDDYDDLYIREGDDTVYTNPDYLPEIKMKSAQLVNGQTIEIYFSSSEGLDEDTIREELRIMDKNEEEVPYKNIEILKDGKVIITGAFNEELAPYQATFKEKSVSANVSWRYIDEKYGYDDDLGLELNSDGSASLKFWSPRADRVAVKLYDKDNQDKAAGTVDMQIGDRGVWSVKLDEENTGINNLTGYYYHLEIERNGETKLALDPYAKSMAAWNSDASDTIGKAAIVNPSDIGPELNYADIEGYEKREDAIIYEVHVRDFTSDPSIEDELSSQFGTFEAFIEKLDYIEDLGVTHIQLLPVMSYYFADETASAERMLTYDSQDNNYNWGYDPQSYFSPTGMYSENPDDPELRIQELKHLIDEIHKRDMGVILDVVYNHTADVNIFEDLVPNYYHFMDADGSPRTSFGGGRLGTTHEMSRKVLVDSIKYWVDEFKVDGFRFDMMGDHDAKSIQTAYDEAVKLNPNTLMIGEGWRTFAGDETSSGVQPADQDWMIDTDSVSVFSDEFRNELKSGFGIEGQPRFITGGARNIQQIFDNMKAQPYNFEASDPGDVVTYIAAHDNLTLHDVIAQSIKKDPDKHAEEIHKRIRLGNSMVLTSQGTAFLHAGQEFGRTKQFRAETKEAPYKSTYMEDEEGNPFNFPYFIHDSYDSSDAINKIDWQKASNAKKYPIHTITREYTTGLIKLRRSTNAFRLGTMEEVNSNVTRLEVPEIKENDLVLAYKAESTDNTGNYFVFVNADNKARTLTMNDYNLAPGKVVVDDDEAGVNKVNDPTGFSKNEKEIKIDPLTTIVVKCEDRGKGNNPCEKPNKK from the coding sequence TTGCGGAAGAAAAAATTTTATCCAGTATTGGCTGCAGTTCTTGGGTTAAGTCTTGTTCCATTTTTTTCGGCGGACTCCACGAGTGCCGAAGCTTCTGAAGACACGGTTCGTATCCACTACGATCGGGAAGATGATAATTATGAAGACTGGGGGCTCTGGCTTTTTGAAGATGTGGCTGCTCCTTCCGACCAGTCGGGACCATGGCCGACCGGTGCTTCTAACTTTTCAGAACAACAGGTTGGGGAACAAGGAGCATACATGGACGTAGAATTAGCAGAGGAAGCAAAAAACCTTGGTTTAGTCGTTGTTAATACAAAGTCTGGAGACAAAGATGGAAACGACAAAATATTTAGTAATGTAGATGATTACGACGACCTCTATATTCGTGAGGGAGATGATACCGTCTATACCAATCCTGACTACCTTCCAGAAATTAAGATGAAATCAGCACAGTTAGTCAACGGTCAAACCATCGAAATTTATTTCTCTTCTTCAGAAGGACTCGATGAAGATACGATTCGTGAAGAGCTGAGGATTATGGACAAAAATGAAGAAGAAGTCCCCTATAAAAATATTGAAATTCTTAAAGACGGAAAAGTAATAATAACAGGAGCATTCAATGAAGAACTGGCTCCTTACCAGGCAACATTTAAAGAAAAATCAGTGTCTGCTAACGTAAGCTGGCGCTATATTGACGAAAAATATGGCTATGACGACGATCTGGGACTTGAGCTTAATAGCGACGGGAGTGCTTCCTTGAAATTCTGGTCTCCTCGTGCCGATCGAGTGGCTGTTAAACTTTACGATAAAGACAACCAGGATAAAGCAGCAGGAACTGTAGATATGCAGATTGGTGACCGTGGTGTCTGGTCTGTGAAGCTGGATGAAGAAAACACTGGGATTAACAATTTAACCGGCTATTACTATCATCTGGAAATAGAGCGTAATGGTGAAACTAAATTAGCTTTAGATCCTTATGCTAAGTCAATGGCTGCATGGAATAGCGATGCCAGCGATACAATTGGAAAAGCAGCTATCGTCAACCCTTCAGACATCGGTCCTGAACTGAATTATGCTGATATCGAAGGCTATGAAAAACGGGAAGACGCTATTATCTACGAGGTTCATGTTCGTGACTTCACTTCAGATCCAAGCATAGAGGACGAGCTGTCTTCACAATTTGGCACATTTGAAGCTTTTATTGAAAAACTCGATTATATTGAGGACCTAGGGGTCACTCATATCCAGCTGCTTCCCGTAATGAGCTATTACTTTGCAGATGAAACGGCAAGTGCCGAGAGAATGCTTACCTATGATTCTCAGGATAATAACTACAACTGGGGCTATGACCCGCAGAGCTACTTTTCACCAACCGGTATGTATTCCGAGAACCCTGATGACCCGGAACTTCGCATACAGGAGCTTAAGCACTTAATTGATGAAATTCACAAACGTGATATGGGTGTTATTTTAGATGTAGTATATAACCACACAGCCGATGTAAATATTTTTGAAGATTTAGTTCCTAATTATTATCACTTTATGGATGCAGATGGGAGTCCTCGTACGAGTTTTGGCGGCGGACGACTAGGAACAACTCATGAAATGTCTCGTAAAGTACTGGTGGATTCAATTAAGTATTGGGTGGATGAATTTAAGGTGGACGGCTTCCGATTTGATATGATGGGGGATCATGACGCCAAGAGCATTCAGACAGCTTATGATGAAGCCGTGAAGTTAAATCCGAATACCCTCATGATTGGAGAAGGCTGGAGAACTTTTGCAGGTGATGAAACCAGCAGCGGTGTACAGCCTGCAGATCAGGACTGGATGATCGATACAGACAGTGTCAGCGTATTCTCTGACGAATTTCGAAATGAATTGAAATCGGGATTTGGAATTGAGGGTCAGCCTCGCTTTATCACAGGAGGCGCTCGGAACATCCAGCAGATTTTCGATAACATGAAGGCCCAGCCTTACAATTTTGAAGCATCTGATCCTGGAGATGTAGTCACTTATATTGCTGCTCACGATAACTTAACACTGCATGACGTGATTGCCCAATCGATTAAAAAAGATCCAGACAAGCATGCGGAAGAAATCCATAAACGCATCCGTCTCGGCAACTCAATGGTGTTAACCTCACAAGGTACAGCTTTCCTTCACGCCGGACAGGAATTCGGCCGGACAAAGCAATTTAGAGCTGAAACGAAAGAAGCACCTTATAAATCAACTTATATGGAGGATGAGGAAGGAAATCCATTTAACTTCCCATATTTCATTCATGATTCCTATGATTCTTCTGATGCAATTAATAAAATCGACTGGCAGAAAGCATCAAATGCGAAAAAGTACCCGATTCATACGATCACGCGTGAATATACAACCGGCTTGATCAAACTTCGCAGGTCAACGAACGCTTTCCGTTTAGGTACTATGGAAGAAGTGAATTCCAATGTCACAAGGCTTGAGGTGCCAGAGATTAAAGAAAATGATTTAGTACTTGCCTACAAAGCTGAGTCTACAGACAACACAGGAAACTACTTTGTATTTGTTAATGCAGATAATAAAGCAAGAACACTTACGATGAATGATTATAATTTAGCACCGGGAAAAGTGGTAGTCGATGACGATGAAGCCGGCGTGAATAAAGTAAATGATCCTACCGGTTTTTCTAAAAATGAAAAAGAGATAAAGATAGACCCGCTGACAACCATTGTTGTGAAGTGTGAAGATCGCGGCAAGGGCAATAACCCGTGCGAAAAGCCGAATAAGAAATAA